The Musa acuminata AAA Group cultivar baxijiao chromosome BXJ2-2, Cavendish_Baxijiao_AAA, whole genome shotgun sequence genome contains the following window.
agctagagccactcaatgaagaggccattcaagaacctgctatggtggcgaacgtcctaaaagagttcaaagacgttatgccacccgagttgccgaagactctccctccacgcagaggcgtggatcacagtatcgagctggagccaggagtgaagcctccagcaagaccaccctaccgcatgcctccaccagagttggccgaactcaggaagcagttaggtgaactgctaagcggtggtctcatccgcagctcaaaagcaccttttggagctccagttctctttcagaagaaacaagatgggagcctccgattatgcgtcgactaccgagccctcaacaaagtaacagtgaagaacaagtatcccatcccgctcattgcggacttgttcgatcaattgggcaaggcgaagtatttctcaaaactcgacctccggtcggggtattggcaggtgcgcattgctgaaggcgacgaagcaaagactacttgtgtgaccagatatggagcgtttgagttcttggtgatgcctttcggcttaaccaacgctccggccacattctgtactctcatgaaccagctattcaaggagtatttggataagtttgtggtcgtctacttggacgatatcgtcgtctacagccaaacgctcgaggagcacgttaagcaccttcggacgattttcaaggttctcagggagaacacgttgttcgtaaaaagggagaaatgctactttgctcagactgagatcctattcttggggcatcgaatcggtgatggctccattcggatggataagtcgaaggtgcaagcagttgcggaatggcgaactccaaagaaggtgccagagttgagatccttccttggtttcgtcaactactatcgacgcttcatcgtgggatattcgaagcgggcaaccccactgacggagttgctgaagaaggagcagccttggaagtggtcggacagatgcgagatagcattccaagatccgaaggctgctgttctggaagaaccagtgctcaaattgccaaactatggagagccctttgaagtccatacagatgcttcggactgtgctattggtggagtactcatgcaagaaggtcatccggtggcctacgagagccgcaaactcaacgagaccgagaggcggtatccaatgcatgagaaggagatgacagcggtgatccactgcctacgagtttggcgacactacctcctcgggtcgcgatttgtgctgaggacagacaacatcgccctgagttatttccaaactcagaagaagctctccccaaagcaagcacggtggcaggacttcctggctgaatttgatatggcaatggaatacaagcccgggaaggcgaatgtcgtggccgatgcgctgagtcggaaggtggagtgcgtgaatgctgcacaactggagggcagaggccaaacaagtcagttacactccaacttcctttctcgaatcagagatggactgtatagtgatccccaggcagttatcctgatgcagctcatcaaagaaggcaaggcacgacgattttgggtccaggagggacttgtttacacaaaagggaatagagtttatgttccccgagtggacaatttaaggcgtgaactcttaaaagagtgtcacgattccctttgggctggacatcccggcattcacagaacattggctctcgtggagagggccttctactggccaaagatggggattgatgtggaggagtatgttcgaacatgccttacttgccaacaagacaaggtggagcaacggaagccggtgggacttttggagccgttgcctgtaccagagaggccatgggagagcatttccttagacttcatatcgagCTTgtcgcctgtagggggacttggatcgatacttgtggtggtcgatcggttttcaaagtatgcaactttcattgctgctcccctacactattcagctgaagaggcggccagactgatgatgaagggtgtagtgaagtattggggagtcccacacaatattgttagtgatcgagacgctcggttcctgggacgattctggaccgagctattcaaattgttggggtcaaagttatacttctctacaagcctccacccccagacggatggtcagactaaaagaataaattcgctcttagagcagtatctccggcactacgtgagtgccaatcaacgagattgggtgaagctgttggacatcgcccaattctcctacaacttgcagcggagctctgcatccaacaagagccccttcgaaattatcacaggacaacaaccgtcgactccgcacactatggcaattggttatactgggagtagtccatcagcttaccatttcgcaaaggaatggcatcgaaatgccgatattgcgcgggcttacttggagaaggcggcaaaacggatgaagaagtgggcagacttgggaaggcgaccacaagagttcaaagttggcgatttggtgttggtaaagctccatccagcatcactccaattcttcaggaaaagagtccacaaaggattggtgcgtaagtatgaagggcccttcccaattatcagcagagtaggcaatgtttcttacaagttgcagctgccggcgtggttcaaaattcacaacgttcttcacgccagcaatctgaaggcctaccattcggatccgcaagatgcttctcgaagtattccaactcggctacctcccatcacagcctcctacgagaagcgagtggaaaccattctagcggatcgcaagataaagctacccaacggagtggagcagacagagtacttggtgaagtggcgaaagcttccccgaactgaagccagttgggagcctgaagacgccctgcgacatgaagaagaagtcatcaacaactaccaacaagcgtcgacgagggcgtcgacagtttaagtgggggagaatgtcacgaacggtcgtcgcgcacccgcaacaactccgttcaacgaaccgttcgtcgctcacacccgcatgtacagctgcttgacagcatgttttcttatggttttgggtcattttgcttgtaaatatgtaagttcgaacaagctgcagcgttgcaaagcgaccgttcaccgaaccgagcaaaacagccccaaaacagcccaaaacggctccgttttcgcgtgccgcgggaggtgagcggagtgctgcctccgctcaccaaaatgtcagccagctcagaccccaggaaccccccgggtggcacatggctggatggggcttcggttatataccgagcgtagacactctttcgcaagttcgcacgtgacctttacgggaacttggtgttgcgtccgggaccaggtgagcggctgtttgtgggcttgcagctgttcgttcatccttgaaagccttgtttttccccctctccctcttttctcttgtgcacacaaggtgttcgatgaattgcttgtaaagctttccttttcgcgagacttcgggacttgtccgttgctcgttctttcgatctaactctctttctcttttacaggtccttcgggacctgcgagaggttacaaagtgggctgatccttgcggagcaagatcgcaagggcgaagcgcgacttaggcaacgcaagctaagttcgcgtctttgccgcaagagtgactcgcgacttaggcaacgcaagctaagttcgcgtctttggccgcaatggtgccgcacgccttaggcaattccagctaaggtcgtgacacatCGTCGATTGATCTCATTTGAGTTCTATCCCAACCTTAAGGCTTCGACTTTCTAACAGCGGTAAATCTTTCGGTTGTTGCTGGCTATTTCAGTTACCGATCTATCACAAATAAATTTGTAAACAGAgtattcgatgtaatgcttatgtatgtccgtgtcttttagtttgttcatgctttgcacagcatgtagagggatggttgaAGGCAGTTGGGTTTGAtgatcgttttaggcttgtaaataaaggttgtgtcatatggacacttatgAGTGATTTCGGTCTATAGttgaccattttggatcctttgttgtgcgaccgttcagaacttgtgaagtctgtttgtaatttgcattggttgtgaagtgttttctgaaatgtttgcttatagatcaagagtgaggcgctttctctaacccgttttatcttttgtaggccctgagggaccatgggaggtttcggggaggttgacgtTTGTGGACGAACAcggaagggtgcctcacgacttaggtaaaaccagctaagtccgtaatagatggtatcagagcgggataagcactcataTAAATacatggcatgcaaacgtgggggacctagtggggctgcgttgagggcagccagcacacATGACCGTTTCGGAGAAAGCCGACATAGAGATGTAAGGACAAGTAGTCACTCAAAGGAGCGGACGTATGAGATTAGTATtcaaaggaatgaccaacccttcacacAAAAGGCACCACAGGACAAACAAGCTAGGAAGAATGCGTagcgtacaaaggttgggatggttgagtttgagctacgaatcAACATTGGCaatcatacttgatggtgctcaaggcaagcgaggcgcttggtaaaggatgagatcatgcaaggtggaatgagttgttcagtgaccgaaagagttgtgcaaaactcatagagatgaggggaattactaactcgaagaattcgatacttaTGCAAGGGCTTATATGCGAACggtggaatgttcatggccatcccaaggcgaccgaagctTGGCaccatggagtattgaaactttttctttggcatgagaaggatacgtccgtcagAGGCTGAAgaatgcagcgagttcagcatgttgatgGGCCTTGATTGGTGCAGTAGGGaccgtattgacgtggagtcgtaatctagcaaatgCGTTTGCggtaggcagaacaatgcacagtttgttcagcaaagcggagtagtccaaggggatggtggtcctcGAAATATTTAAAGAGAAGGAAGCGAAGTGAGAAGTTGCTCTAACGGGATAGATATTCAGAAGAGATAAGTCCCGCCTCTTTAGAGGGAGAACCAAGTGCAACAAATTGCACATATTGAGGGTGAGTATATCAAAAACAAtttcacaaagctcaacggactgagagagcagcgaggagtcgttgcatgatctcgcttgagataatgcattaggggatacattgcgagatcaagtgggggagcgatctaAGGTaaaacaaatgaaggcacacttagagtcgatatagagatcataCTCAatagagggttgacccgtggaatggtgggcgtgagggccaccatcaactcaatgcaaaacgagaagcggaacaacttgggtagaacttagcgaagtacccaagccacataaaGGGAGCtgacatagaagatgaaatatggaacggaggcatagagctttccttagacagaggtcaaggacatgaactcttgtagaggcaagagcgggatcatgttattccatgggtccctcattctgatggatcgggctcatcttgcatggtaccaAAAACCAATGGAGCTTTGAGGCACATGCGCCCTACCTCAGAAAAGCATTTTGACAAATGAACCAAGGCGACACAACTTGTGGAGgtaaagttgagttcagaaggccttgacaTGGGACAAGAGGACGTGGAGgtaagtactcttgaagaatatgctataGTGCTActattcaagttgtcatgaagggaGAGGTtcatagcggagattgtgctagtaggggcaaaagcccaagatccaaacaatggtgcaccaatttcaacAAAGTCGGTGAAtttcaggagctactaggtgatggaTTATCCTAGAGCGGGGcttcgtctaggtgtgacccgagagcgggtggacaaaggtcgattgccaaaggagcgaaaacaatcaaaagtggaagaggccctgcgatgtgttggcaaaggccacacatagagggatcacaatccgagttcatcccacaaagattagaatgcaatggagatgtcactaggaggtgaCACAATGTAatagatcatggtggaacagttcatggcaatgcgatacacacgaatataGTCTCATGAGGGAGtactgttagcataaaatctgtaatcatgttatctttaatgtggaaaaacttttatgccaagattgaaatcaaataaaattagatctaataatatattatgatatgtacctttcttgttgtttagaagaatatactttatctgatctacaagcgctCCATCGTCGGATCTAagatatcaatctgcaaggagaactagatccttctcctctcttcctgtcTTTTCACAAGACCGGATTAGGGGAGagggagattaaaagaaaaaacttaATTTCTCAACTACATTGAGATGTACTGAGATCACTACTTTTAGCTCCTAGAGGTTCTATCTATTTTtaagcgagagcagagggtctaggataagttattaggagaattCCTCCTATCAAAGATATCTCCTAAGAAATCCTACTTTAactgaacttcttttctattggccaataaccattatcagaatccaattatttataatatatcttacctaattaaataggatcacataatctaacaactatgtcatatgaaggtatgatcgggagctattgggagatccacttcggtgaacaacacaacgacaataagggctatggattcaagaagtGAAAGCCATGGAACCGCAGAGACAGgttttccgtgcgtgcatcgaatattGTATCGGATGAAATCCTTGGTCAGGCTGTgtaccaccaagggaaaagtttgaaaatGTAAGAAAGTTATGCATATAGGTAttccaatatatatgtatatatatatatatatatatatatgtatgtatatatatatttatgtatgtatgtatatatatatatatatatatatatatatatatatatatatatatatatatgtatgtatatatatatatatatatacatatatatatatatatatggtattctaacatatatattattcattataatatatattctaataatattataatatgatttttttaaaaaaaatacttacctTTTTTATATTTCGCAATCAATagtttcattttatttgtttcaaataatatctctaattttaaaaatactatacttgaaaattttatttatctattataatattttgatccgTTATAATGTTTTTCacatgttatattattttttactatcacaataaaaatactataaagttgATTTGAAGatactataaataatttaatttgattcataatctcaatcaaactaattataaGTCTAAATATACAGTACTGTAACGACCAAAAAGACATGACATAATAtcgtttatgatattttttaataatatttatagtatttatattattttaataataatatttatagtattttcaataaaatactataaatatttattataaatattaaatatatatataaggtaaTTGATGAATTGTGCCTGTAATTACAAGGTAATTATTAAGTCATGTAGCTGACATGATGAACACGGAAAGAAGGTGTGCTTTGTGCTGCCGTGATGGAGCTGAAATGTGTATATAGAAAACCTCCATTGTTGCAGCAAAACGAAATCAGCCTTTATTATTCCCACTTGTACTCCTTTTATCCTATGGAGCCGAAAGAGAAGAGACCAGTGTTCTTCCAAATCTCTCTTTAGCCTCCTTGTCAAATGGATCATCACCCAGATACATGTGGAAGTAAGCTCTGCACAGCAACTCACTCTCGACCTTGCTCATCAGCTCATCTTTCACTGCACCAAACAATCTCACATTCTAATCACAGCTGTTAATCCATATAAGATGTTGCAATTCTCCAATGTTCTCACCCTTGGCCTGCAGCACATGTCCAGGAAGCCTAGTTATCTCGATGACCGATCCAGGAGGCAGTTTAGTGCCATCTTTCGCTGCTGCCATGACCCTGCAATGGATCACAAGAAAGGACGTGCTTAGGGTTAGGTTATATACGCGAGGAGGAAAGATAGGGTATGTATTctacttcttgatgagttcctcGTTCTGCTGACCACCGGTGAGCTTCTTCAGTGATCCACCGAGGCCTTCATCGAAGTTCTTCCTCACCATGCTCATGGTGAGGCCTTTGAACACTATCACCAGCCTGACAACGATGCTCACGTCGCCGTCGATCACTGCCTCGTACAGTTCCTTACAGGGTCTCTCTGCAGCCTCGCCAAGCTTCGCCTTGAGAAGCTCCTTCAACCGAGCATCAATGTCGACATACATTCCTGCACACAGAAACAGGGTTCATGTCAGCATGCGCTTGCAGCATCTCCACCACAGCTCCACCGACCGAAGGCGTAGATGTTGATGCCGAGCGCCAGAAGTTTCCTTCTTCTTAAACCGGTGGCACACAACTGCTTCCCATCAGGTAGCTTCGCAGGAAAGGAGACTCCAGTCTTGGGCTCCACTtccatcttctcctcctcctccttcctgccTACTTCCGCTTCCATCGTGTGAGATCAGGTGGGGTGCCGAGCGAGAACTCGAGCGCATGTATAAGAAGGCAACGAGGGCATCGGAGCTTAAAGAGAGGTGGGTGGCGGTTGAGGGCATTCATCAACCTACGGATCGAAACGACAAGGGAAGGGTTTTATGTAGCCATCGGGGGCGTTGACTCATTCATTCAGATTTTAATGCCTCTTAAACTGCCTTGAATTGGACAGTAAACAGCACCGTTGACTAGATTTAATGCTCTTTCTTCCCCATCCCTTATCGACCTCCGATGATCTTTCATCATTTGGTGGTCTTTTATATGAGATACAGACTTCAGACAAATTCTACCGTCGGATCGTAATCTCATTCACTCTGTGTGAACTTTCAGAAGATCAACTCGATCTCATCAGGTTgagttgatgatcaaaagatatcAATCACATATACTTCATTCATATTCGTATAGGGATATTGCTATCTTTAATATTTCGAACAATGGTTTCGTTGGCATCCATTCCAAATATCTAAATACATGACAAAAGCATTACGTGGACGGCGGTGTGCAAAGTCGGTGTGCTTACCGCACGCAAAGCGATTAAAGTAGCCCGGTGGTGTTAGTCGGTGTCTGGTCCTGTCGCCGGTGAGCAGAACACGATAACAAAATAATATTACAGCAGTGGCAACATTTCTTTGGAATATGTGTTGGTCAGATTACTAATTCTTTTTGGGGAATATTTGGCCAAGCATGAACTTTTAAATAtttctaataaaattttaagtacctaaaaataataatatattaaccaCAATGATATGTTTTGTAAGATTATAAGTTTTGTAGAATCAAATTCAGATGCATGTATGCAAATCACCAAATTTAGAGGGATATCATTTTCAAGTTTTGAAATGATATATTTACCTATCTAATTTTAATATTGCATATATCTCCCTCTCTAAAATATATACTCTTTCTAAATATTTAATTCTTTCATACATATGAATTCTATTATCACATGTTCAAAATTAACTATTACTAGTTATTGCTatccttgattttttttaaaaattagtaAGTATTTAAATGCTTGAAATACTCTAAAGTTACTTTCACCAATTATCTAATCCTTTACATTTATTAATAATTTCGAAGGACTTTTAattctaatttaaaatttaatatcattATTCTAATGATCATTTGAGAAAGATTAGTCTGacatatttgtatttttttaagttttataaggATATTATGTCAAACTTAAATTTAGAGGATAAAcacaaaattattatatataacaAAGGATGATTCCCCCCaaagttatctttttttttctcaaaaatacctctaattttaaattatttttacttttttcCCTCTAATATGTAAATTACCCTTTGttttctgattcctcctactttaatcaaattgtctttTCCGATCGAAGTTAGTCATATGTCgctcagattagatcataaactcattagttgatttcattatcaaaattcgagattcaataggaggAGCCTCCCATAACACCGTCCAATTCTTCCCCTTAGGATCTACACTCTACTACTACTCTAGTTCAGCAATTGCTCATTCCCTCCATTACTTCTTCACTccctattgaatcttagattttgatgatgaaactaattgataaatgtttatgttttaatctatgttttgagtgacacaggatgcttcgatcaagatgagataatttaagcaggaagaatcatgttgtgctagaggaaaacatatcagaagattggacgtcggaccggtggattggtcgacgtatcgacagaaggctttgggccatagattcaggtatcgagccaagaaaagcggatattgtgccaaggatatcatagttgcagagtcaattggccgattgggcaataggccgcaagagaggacgatgcgccgaagaatcggacgaagtgtcgagggaccaatgacataccaaacaacttgaataatgcttagtattaattgtctagatcgaagtgtgttttacatgtgcaagattaactacgatagcaaggcatatagcaaaatgaagtcccgaagtcaagaacgagatcacgttaggagttcgagagttcgtcggaagttctgttggaaccagccgagaagtctcggagcttgccagagaagctcatcggaactcgctaagaagatcatcgtgaagcccaggagcttgttgggagtccgctggaacattgccgagagatcgttggaagtttgccggaagctcaccggaagaatagacatagggacttgtttagcttagcaaatgtcttaggaatcatagttagtacgtaattgggttttgatttgggccaacccaattaggggtcagctaggccTGTGCAAGGACTATGTTGGacccaataagaggcctaaatagtgccctaagaaatctcaccgtcgtggcacaatctttgagactataACAAGCGATGGTgccaccagtctgggcgattgtaccacccctggcaaggtgtcaagcggtggtatcgctagtctgggtgatggtatcgcctagcactgccccctaagtagtggtactgccagacctgggcgatggtaccgcctagggcagtgtcagtcatactgacactgggtggtggtaccacccagcgcaggcggtagtaccgcccgtgcccggggaacccgggatgggaaagttttaggcttcaagtttgaatcaacttaaagcctataaatacccctctcatccctggttaaagcacacaagcacagagaatttaaaagtaaagaatcgctatagaaatctcttgtgagaatcatcatctagtctaagtgttaggattctgtttagagaggagagtgagtgcttgtaagagttatctcctaaacccgtgaaaaggagaaaaggagtgtaaaaggtgattgacctttgcctattgaagaaaggctctagtggacgctggtgacctcgtcagaggaggaagccgaaagtggatgtaggtcacgttgatcgaaccactctaaaattagtgTGCTctccggtttacatttacttattgctatttaccttactgcaaacctccatacgtactttacttcctcattacttttgttgcatacctttacgaacacgttttaaagttaagcacttccgagttcggtttttatcgtacgaaagatttttcgaaaccgacatttttatccgctgtactaattcacccccctcttagtgccgacctcttgatcctaacactccttTCTTCTTAAGTTTCCCCCATTGATGAGACAATATATTCAGAAACACAACCATTGTCTATACCTTCTTTTAGACTCAGTGACACTGAAGTACCTCAGCCTGACCTAGCCCATGTCAGTGACTCTCCATCGCCTATATCAACAACATAACCTCATAATCCCATAGCCAccggacatccaatgacaacatacTCCAAGAGTGGTATTTTTAAACTATGtcaaatccttgacctacatgctatcacaTAATCCTCACCTAAAGACCATTAAACCCATTAtattcactcaagctcaaaaatctctaCACTAGCATAAAGTcatatgtgaagaatatgatgtcctcctccataactcaataTGAAATCTTATactctttcatcacacacaaagcaTCATCAAGtgtagtgggtctttcgaattaagcgaaaTTCATATGGATCcattgctagatataaagcatGTCTAGTCACCAAAGAGTTTCATCAATGACCTAGTATTGACTTCACTGAGATATTTAGTcccattgttaaacccacaacaatccgatTTGTCTTGAgtttggctaccactaaaggttggcaattacgacaattggatgttaacaataccTTTTTATAGGGGACTCTAATTGAAAACATCTTTATGTTGCGACATCCTGATTTcattcatcctcagtatccaagtcatgtttgtaaactataaaAAGTTATTTATGAACTTCGTCAGCCTCCAAGTGTTAAGATCGAGTCGGCattgagaggggggggtgaattagtacagcggataaaattatgtcggttttctaaaatattcattcgttaaaaatcaatctcagaagataacttgaaagtgtgtttattcgtaagggtagtgaaaaccaagtaaggaggaagtgaagcaattgcaaagtaagtaaatgataataatagaaatgtaaaccagaatttatagtggttcggtcattgtaccctacatccacttatgattACTCCCccgttgaggtcaccgacgtctactaatgatcttattttaatgggtgaagatcaactaccct
Protein-coding sequences here:
- the LOC135605169 gene encoding chalcone isomerase-like protein 1 — protein: MEAEVGRKEEEEKMEVEPKTGVSFPAKLPDGKQLCATGLRRRKLLALGINIYAFGMYVDIDARLKELLKAKLGEAAERPCKELYEAVIDGDVSIVVRLVIVFKGLTMSMVRKNFDEGLGGSLKKLTGGQQNEELIKKVMAAAKDGTKLPPGSVIEITRLPGHVLQAKVKDELMSKVESELLCRAYFHMYLGDDPFDKEAKERFGRTLVSSLSAP